A single Candidatus Dependentiae bacterium DNA region contains:
- a CDS encoding nucleotidyltransferase domain-containing protein has protein sequence MQKTINLDNYEFISKLKSLPFVEKVLLFGSRARGTNQSRSNIDLAIVCPKATDDQWREVLDIIDDADTLLLIDCVNFDKIDQELKARILKDGVAL, from the coding sequence ATGCAAAAAACAATCAATCTAGATAATTATGAATTTATTTCAAAATTAAAAAGCTTACCATTTGTAGAAAAAGTACTACTATTTGGTTCTCGAGCTCGAGGAACCAATCAATCTAGATCAAATATAGATCTTGCAATCGTATGCCCAAAAGCAACTGACGATCAATGGCGAGAAGTTTTAGACATCATAGATGATGCTGATACGCTTTTATTAATTGATTGTGTAAACTTTGATAAAATTGACCAAGAATTAAAAGCAAGAATATTAAAAGATGGAGTTGCGCTATGA
- a CDS encoding ACP S-malonyltransferase, which translates to MSKRIGVVFPGYGQQFIGMGKDLYDELRTVQEFFEQAAGTAEINFVKLLFASSDEEILSIRSGYLAIFLFEASLYEVLHQRGLKPDFVAGYGIGEYAAAYASRSLNFVDALYLLNKYSQFYDEFIKDKDYTVLRVVREFDIQSIEELCKKKSTEENPVSVSAQNTNNAFYISGALKAIEKIQKHCVEEVIRKVKNVGPGYELHSDLVNEVVERLRPYYHKIQFRPLEVPVITNVEGVYVTSPDALESAIMRKINNRVQWLEVMKGFEGCDVILSVGPGDQLIEWFKEVYPDKEYHIVSSLKDIVMIESLFFSPLPDILKIDDLQEADTKADYSELEHHDQDIDKDHNHEIKNDLLDADLINELPSDFDDEDED; encoded by the coding sequence ATGTCAAAACGCATTGGGGTTGTGTTTCCTGGATATGGTCAGCAATTTATCGGCATGGGTAAAGATCTGTACGATGAGTTGCGAACGGTCCAAGAATTTTTTGAACAAGCTGCAGGGACTGCAGAAATTAATTTTGTAAAACTTTTATTTGCATCATCGGATGAAGAAATATTGTCAATACGCTCAGGCTACTTGGCAATTTTTCTTTTTGAGGCATCTTTGTACGAAGTTTTGCATCAACGAGGTCTCAAGCCAGATTTCGTAGCAGGGTATGGAATTGGTGAGTACGCAGCGGCCTATGCTTCTCGGTCCTTAAATTTTGTAGATGCTTTGTATCTTTTAAACAAATATTCACAGTTTTATGACGAATTTATAAAAGATAAAGATTATACCGTTTTAAGAGTCGTTCGAGAGTTTGATATTCAATCTATTGAAGAATTATGCAAGAAAAAATCAACAGAAGAAAATCCAGTTTCTGTTTCAGCGCAAAATACAAACAATGCTTTTTATATCTCAGGAGCTCTCAAAGCTATTGAAAAAATTCAAAAACATTGTGTCGAAGAAGTTATTAGAAAAGTCAAAAATGTTGGTCCGGGCTATGAACTTCATAGCGATTTAGTAAATGAAGTAGTCGAAAGGCTTAGACCGTATTATCATAAAATTCAATTTAGACCGTTAGAAGTTCCTGTCATTACAAACGTTGAAGGTGTCTATGTAACGAGCCCTGATGCCTTGGAATCTGCAATCATGAGAAAAATTAATAACCGTGTTCAGTGGCTTGAAGTAATGAAAGGCTTTGAAGGCTGTGATGTTATTTTAAGTGTTGGTCCTGGTGATCAGTTGATTGAATGGTTTAAAGAAGTGTACCCAGACAAGGAGTATCACATTGTTTCATCCTTAAAAGACATTGTTATGATCGAGTCACTCTTTTTCTCACCATTGCCAGATATTTTAAAAATTGATGACTTGCAAGAAGCAGATACTAAAGCAGACTATTCTGAGCTTGAGCACCATGATCAAGATATTGATAAAGATCATAATCATGAAATTAAAAATGATCTGCTCGATGCTGATTTGATTAATGAGTTACCATCCGATTTTGATGATGAAGACGAAGATTAG
- the gltX gene encoding glutamate--tRNA ligase encodes MKSTNSRPVRVRFAPSPTGNLHIGSLRTALFNWLFARHYNGTFLIRIEDTDVVRSTQEFENSLMQSLAWTGIVADEPMIHQKSRMKIYQDFAQKLLDENKAYKCFCSESDLQKKRESTVERLETYQYDKTCRNISNQDSSKPYVVRFKVEIVSELFTFADDIKGQVSIPSDQIDDFVLLRTDGTVTYNFANVVDDNEMQISQVIRGEEHLFNTPKQILLYQAFGFEIPDFAHIPLILGPSGQKLSKRDGATSVVEYKKDGYLPQALCNYLVRLGWSHGDQEIFTVSEMIEHFSLKHINHSGAKFDFEKLKWVNSFYIKSLTPAQIEELFIKDLEKNLAKLTPDWTEYQRHGWITLYQDRSSTLKDLYDQVLKSYFLPESYDRQSLDKLIEKDAIIILELLKEELDTLKDFQKHELSDKIKAFCKQNSYKMSEVSQLLRYALIGSISGPSVFDMIVLLGPDDVKKRMSVVIAGM; translated from the coding sequence ATGAAATCAACAAACAGCAGACCTGTTCGAGTACGTTTTGCACCATCGCCAACAGGGAATTTACACATAGGTTCACTTAGAACCGCACTTTTCAATTGGCTTTTTGCGCGGCATTACAACGGAACATTTTTAATACGCATTGAAGATACTGATGTGGTCAGATCGACTCAAGAGTTTGAAAATTCACTCATGCAAAGCCTTGCATGGACAGGAATAGTTGCAGACGAGCCTATGATTCATCAAAAATCTAGAATGAAAATCTATCAAGATTTTGCTCAAAAATTATTAGACGAAAATAAAGCATATAAATGTTTTTGCTCAGAGTCTGATTTGCAAAAAAAACGTGAATCAACAGTTGAGCGCTTAGAAACATATCAATACGATAAAACCTGTAGAAATATTTCAAATCAAGATAGCAGCAAGCCGTACGTGGTTCGTTTTAAAGTAGAAATAGTTTCTGAGCTTTTTACGTTTGCAGATGATATCAAAGGTCAAGTTTCAATACCATCAGATCAAATTGATGATTTTGTTCTTCTTCGCACCGATGGTACCGTGACATACAATTTTGCCAACGTTGTTGATGATAATGAAATGCAAATTTCTCAAGTCATTCGTGGCGAAGAGCATTTATTCAACACACCAAAACAAATTTTGTTGTATCAAGCATTTGGGTTTGAAATTCCAGATTTTGCACATATCCCACTTATTTTAGGGCCGTCAGGTCAAAAATTAAGTAAGCGTGATGGCGCAACATCGGTGGTTGAATATAAAAAAGATGGATATTTGCCGCAGGCTCTTTGTAATTATTTGGTTCGTTTGGGATGGTCACACGGTGATCAAGAAATTTTTACAGTCAGTGAAATGATTGAGCATTTTTCTTTAAAACATATTAATCATAGCGGTGCTAAATTTGATTTTGAAAAGTTAAAATGGGTTAATAGTTTTTATATTAAATCTTTAACGCCAGCACAAATTGAAGAACTTTTCATAAAAGATTTAGAAAAGAATTTAGCTAAGTTGACGCCTGATTGGACAGAATATCAGCGTCATGGCTGGATAACTTTGTATCAAGACAGATCAAGCACTTTAAAAGATTTATACGATCAAGTTCTTAAATCATATTTCCTTCCAGAAAGCTATGATAGGCAAAGTTTAGATAAATTGATTGAAAAAGACGCAATCATTATTTTAGAATTGCTCAAAGAAGAATTAGACACCCTCAAAGATTTTCAAAAGCATGAACTTTCAGATAAGATAAAAGCTTTTTGTAAGCAAAATAGTTATAAAATGTCTGAAGTGTCGCAGCTTTTAAGATACGCTTTGATAGGGTCTATTTCTGGACCATCAGTTTTCGATATGATTGTTTTGCTAGGGCCAGATGATGTTAAAAAAAGAATGTCGGTGGTGATAGCAGGGATGTAA
- a CDS encoding HI0074 family nucleotidyltransferase substrate-binding subunit, with translation MKKETELIFQQLEKALLRLEEVVNLPISKHKVEIEATIQCFEFTIELFWKALKKKLSDEFNTESFGPKQVLQYSYAKQLISNEKHWLNMLTDRNMTSHTYKEALALQIYQNIKMHTPFLRQEFEFCKIN, from the coding sequence ATGAAAAAAGAAACTGAATTAATATTTCAACAACTTGAAAAGGCTTTGTTACGCCTAGAAGAGGTCGTAAACCTACCGATTTCAAAACATAAAGTTGAAATAGAAGCAACCATACAATGCTTTGAATTTACCATAGAGCTATTCTGGAAAGCGCTGAAGAAAAAACTTTCTGATGAATTCAATACCGAAAGCTTTGGACCAAAACAAGTTTTACAATATTCATATGCTAAACAATTAATCTCGAATGAAAAGCATTGGCTCAATATGCTCACAGATAGAAATATGACAAGTCACACATACAAAGAAGCTTTAGCTCTTCAAATTTATCAAAATATAAAAATGCACACTCCTTTTTTAAGACAAGAGTTTGAATTCTGTAAAATTAACTAA